One Pseudanabaena sp. FACHB-2040 genomic window carries:
- a CDS encoding ribose-phosphate pyrophosphokinase: MIRSATLPLQTPLPSLGDNNRLKLFSGSANVELAREVARYLGIDLGPMVRKRFADGEVYIQIQESIRGCDVYLIQPTCYPVNDHLMELLIMIDACRRASARQITAVIPYYGYARADRKTAGRESITAKLVANLMTKAGANRVLAMDLHSAQIQGYFDIPCDHVYGSPVVIDYIASKKLSDIVVVSPDVGGVARARAFAKKLDDAPLAIIDKRRQAHNVAEVMNVIGDVAGKTAVLVDDMIDTAGTICEGARILKQEGARQVYACATHAVFSPPAVERLSSGLFEEVIITNTIPMMDTRRFPQLRVLSVANLLGETIWRIHEESSVSIMFR, encoded by the coding sequence GTGATTCGCTCTGCCACGCTGCCGCTTCAGACACCGCTTCCGTCTCTGGGTGACAACAACCGGCTTAAACTGTTTTCGGGATCGGCCAACGTAGAGTTGGCTAGAGAGGTTGCCCGGTATTTGGGAATTGACCTAGGCCCGATGGTTCGCAAACGCTTCGCTGATGGCGAAGTCTATATCCAGATCCAGGAATCGATTCGAGGCTGCGATGTTTATCTGATTCAGCCAACCTGCTATCCGGTGAACGATCACCTGATGGAGCTGCTGATTATGATTGACGCCTGCCGTCGTGCTTCGGCCCGTCAGATCACCGCTGTTATTCCCTACTACGGCTACGCTCGGGCAGACCGCAAAACAGCAGGCAGAGAGTCGATCACCGCCAAGCTAGTAGCCAACCTGATGACCAAAGCCGGGGCCAATCGCGTTCTGGCCATGGATCTGCACTCTGCTCAGATTCAGGGCTACTTCGACATTCCCTGTGACCACGTCTACGGTTCCCCCGTCGTAATCGACTACATCGCCAGCAAGAAGCTGTCAGACATTGTGGTGGTTTCCCCCGACGTTGGGGGGGTGGCCCGCGCCCGCGCCTTTGCCAAGAAGCTCGATGATGCCCCTCTAGCAATTATTGACAAGCGTCGTCAAGCCCACAACGTCGCTGAAGTCATGAACGTAATCGGCGATGTCGCAGGCAAGACAGCCGTGCTGGTCGATGACATGATCGATACGGCTGGCACCATCTGCGAGGGGGCCCGTATCCTCAAGCAGGAAGGCGCTCGCCAGGTCTACGCCTGCGCCACCCACGCTGTGTTCTCACCGCCAGCTGTGGAGCGGCTCTCCAGTGGTCTGTTTGAAGAAGTGATCATCACCAACACCATTCCAATGATGGATACGCGGCGCTTTCCTCAGCTGCGGGTGCTCTCAGTCGCTAACCTGCTAGGCGAAACCATCTGGCGCATTCACGAAGAAAGCTCCGTCAGCATCATGTTCCGCTAA
- a CDS encoding DUF3531 family protein encodes MQVEFRECNFFNLWLWLEFETTPSLMERQYIEEIFDSWFFLGKLGGFNAENLQVQETGLEISYMDYDNTLAGDSLLSLMHNIGDVEYEGTWARCWVDMGTSDAIAVDVLINAFTQFNRDFFALKRLVIGGENSDWPVPNSGRPEFESEDS; translated from the coding sequence ATGCAGGTTGAATTTAGGGAATGCAATTTTTTCAATCTTTGGCTTTGGCTGGAGTTTGAAACCACTCCCTCGCTAATGGAGCGGCAATACATTGAAGAGATCTTTGACTCCTGGTTTTTCCTGGGTAAGCTGGGCGGCTTTAATGCCGAGAACCTACAGGTTCAAGAAACGGGCCTCGAGATCAGCTACATGGATTATGACAATACTCTGGCGGGCGATAGCCTGCTGTCGCTTATGCATAACATAGGCGACGTAGAGTATGAGGGCACCTGGGCTCGGTGCTGGGTTGATATGGGCACGAGTGATGCGATCGCAGTCGATGTGCTAATCAATGCCTTCACTCAGTTCAATCGGGATTTTTTCGCCCTGAAACGGTTGGTGATTGGGGGTGAAAACTCGGACTGGCCTGTTCCTAATAGCGGTCGGCCTGAGTTTGAGAGTGAGGACAGTTAG